The segment CACCCCTTCGGCATGACCGGCGCCCGCATCACCACCACCCTGATCCACTCCCTGACCCACCACGACAAGCAGATCGGCCTCGAGACCATGTGCGTCGGCGGCGGCCAGGGCATGGCCATGGTCCTCGAACGCCTCAGCTAGGACACCGCCGGGTCCGCGCCCCGAGGGCGGGGCTCAGCCGGTCGCGCGCGCCGCCTGCTCCGCGACGGCGGCGACGTCGGCCACCGCGGCCGGGCCGAGCCCGCAGCAGCCGCCGACGAGCGTGGCCCCGGCGGCGTACCAGTCGCGCACCGCGCTGCGGGGCAGCAGGTCCGAGCCGTCGCCCAGCCACTCGGACGCCTCGGCGTCCCACACCCGCCCGGCGTTCGGGTACACGACCACCGGCAGCGCGGGCGCCGCCGCGCGGATCCGCCGCACCAGGCCCTCGACGTGCTCCGGCGCGGTGCAGTTGACCCCCACCGCGTGCAGGCGGTCGCTGGCCGCCACCAGGGCCACCGCGTCCTCCACGGGCTGGCCCGCGCAGGTGGTCGCGTCGTCCGCGCACGACAGGCTCAACCACGCGGGCAGCGTGCTGCCCACGACGTCGAGCGCCTCGACCACGGCGCGGACCTCGTCGACGTCGGGCACGGTCTCGACCGCCAGCAGGTCCGGGCCGGCGTCGAGGAGCACCTCGAGCCGCTCGGCGTGGAAGGCGACCAGCTGCTCGTGCGCGACGCCGTACCGCCCGCGGTACTCGCTGCCGTCGTGGCGGGTCGCGCCGTAGGGGCCCACCGAGGCCGCCACCAGCATCGGCTGCCCGGCCCGGGCCTCATCGCGGGCCTCGCGCACGAGCCGCACCGAGAGCGCCAGGAGCCGGTCGGCCTCCGCGGCCTCGAGCCCGTCGCGGGCGAAGCCCGAGCGCGAGGCCTGGTAGGACGCCGAGATCCCCACCGAGGCGCCGGCGTCGAAGTAGGTGCGGTGGACCTCGCGGATCGCGCCCGGGTCGTCGCGCAGCAGCCGCGCCGACCACAGCGCCCCGGACAGGTCGTGCCCGCGCGCCACCAGCTCGGAGGCCAGGCCGCCGTCGAGCACGCCCGGGCCGGAGTCGAGCAGCTCCACGAGGCCGGTCACGCGCGGAGGCTACCCCGGGCGCCGCGGCCGCCCGGCGGGCCCCCGCGGCCCACCGGCCGACCGCGAACGGAGAGGGGCTTCCCTCGGACTGAACAATCGTTTAGTGTGCTGAACATGCGTTCAGCCGACGAGCCGTCCGACCTCACGGCGCGGGCCCTCATCCGCGACCGCGCGCTCGAGCTGTTCGCGGCCCACGGCGTCGACGCGGTGACGGTGCGCGCCATCGCCGCCGCGGCCGGTGTGTCCCCCGCCCTGGTGCTGCACCACTTCGGGTCCAAGGAGGGCCTGCGGGCCGCGGTCGACGCCCACGTCGCGGGGCTCTTCGACGACATGCTCGCCCGGATGGCCGAGGACCCCGGCATGCTCACCGAGGGCCGCGCCACCGCCAGCTTCTCCGAGCTGATGCTCGGCTACCTGCCCCCGGGCTCCGCCCTGCCCGCCTACCTGCGCCGGCTCCTGCTGGGCGGGGAGCCGGCGGGGCTCGAGCTGTTCCGGCGGTGGTTCGCGCTCACCCTCGCGGTGACCGAGCAGCTCGCCGCGGCCGGGGTCATGCGGCCCACCGACGACCCCGCGGTGCGCGCCGCGTTCCTGCTCGTCAACGACCTCGCGCTCGTGCTCCTGCGCGACCAGGTGGCCGACGTCCTCGGCGTCGACCCGCTCACCCCCGGCGGCATGGGCCGCTGGGCCGCCGACGCCGTCGCCGCCTACACGCACGGCGTCTTCATCCCGGAGGCTCCATGACCACGCCGCAGGCGACCGCGACCGTGACCACCGGAGGGCTGTCGCTGCGCGACGTCACGAAGACCTACGGCACCGGCGACGCGCAGGTGTCCGCGCTGCGCGGGATCGACCTCGAGATCGAGCCCGGCGAGCTCGTCGTCGTCCTCGGCCCGTCCGGCTCGGGCAAGACGACGATGGTCAACATCGTGGGCGGCATCGAGTCGGCCACCTCCGGCGAGGTGGTGGTCGCCGGCGAGACCTTGTCCGGCCGCGACCCGGCCGACCTCTCCGAGTTCCGCCGTCGGCACGTGGGGTTCGTGTTCCAGTTCTTCAACCTGATCCCCACTCTCACCGCGCGCGAGAACGTCGAGCTGATCGTGGAGCTCACCGACAGCGGCCGCATCGAGCGGGTGCCCGAGCTGCTCGAGCGGGTGGGCCTCGGCGACCGGATGGACCACTTCCCGGCGCAGCTCTCCGGCGGTCAGCAGCAGCGCGTGGCGATCGCGCGGGCGCTGGCCACCGAGCCGGACCTGCTGCTCGCCGACGAGCCCACCGGCGCCCTCGACACCACCACCGGGCGCCAGATCCTCAGCCTGCTCCAGGAGAGCAACCGCGAGGGCCGCACGGTCGTGATGGTCACCCACAACGCCTCGGTGGCGCGGATCGCCCACCGGGTGGTGACCGTCGTCGACGGGCGGGTGGAGTCCGTGCAGCGCAACGACGCACCGGCCGACGCGGCCGACGTGGCGTGGTGAGCCGGCCATGCGTGTGAGCACCCGCAAGGCCCTGCGCGACCTGCGCCGCCAGCGCGCGCAGGTCGTCGCCGTCGCGATCACCATCATGCTCGGCGTCGGCCTGTTCATCGCCAGCGCCGGCGCGTTCGACAACCTCAGCGGCTCCTACCAGCGCACCTACGACCGGCTTCACTTCGGCGACCTGTTCGCCACCGGCGGCGACCCCGCCGCCGTCGCGAAGGCGGCCACCGCGGCTGGTGCCAGCGCGACCGCCGTGCGCACCCAAGTCGACCCGCCGATGCTCATCGACGGCACCAAGCTCGTGGGCCGGGTGGTCGGCATGCCGGCCGACGCCCAGCCCGCGGTCAACGCCGTCGAGGTCACGCAGGGCCGGTACCTGAGCCCCGACGACCCGACCGGCGTCCTGGTCGAGACCCACGCCGCCGAGACGTTCGGGCTCGTCCCGGGCGACACCCTCCAGGTGTACGGCGCCGGCCGCTGGCAGACGGTGACGGTCCGCGGGGTCGCGGTCTCCGCGGAGTACGTCTGGCCCGCGCGCAGCCGTCAGGACGTGCTCTCCGACCCGCACTCCTTCGCGGTGGTCTTCGCGCCCGAGAGCTCGCTGGAGGCGTGGTCGGGCACCGGCCCCAACCAGGTGTCCGTGCTGCTGCCCGGGGGCACCGGCGACCCCGCCGCCGGGGCGGTGTCCGCGGCGATGACCGCGGCCGGGGCCACCGACGTCACCACCCAGGCCGAGCAGCCCTCGCCCGCGACGCTGCAGCTCGACCTCGACGGCTTCCAGCAGATGTCGCTGGCCTTCCCGGCCCTGTTCCTCACCGCCGCCGCGGTGGCGGCCTACGTGCTGCTCGCGCGCCGGGTCCGCTCCGAGCGGCCCGTGATCGGCACGCTCATGGCGTCCGGCGCCCGGCGCGGCCGGGTCGTGCGCCACTACCTGCTCCAGGGCCTGCTCGTGGGGCTGGTCGGCGCCGTGGCGGGCGTGGTCCTCGGCGTGCTGGCCACCGGCGTGGTCACCCAGGCCTACACCACGTCCCTCGGCATCCCGGACACGGTGGTCACCCAGCATCCGTGGCTGGCGGTGGTCGGACTCGCGGCGGGGCTCGGCGTCGGCGTCCTCGGCGCGTTCGCCCCGGCCCTCACCGCCGCCCGCACCGCCCCTGCGGCGGCGATGCGCAACGAGTCCGCGGTCCGCGAGCCCGGCTGGTGGGGCCGCGCGGTGTCCTCGATGCGCGCGCTGCCCACCGCCACGCGCATGGCGCTGCGCGACGTCACCCGCAGCCGGCGCCGCACGGCGGCCACGGCGCTCGGGTCGGTGCTGGCCCTGATCCTCGTGCTCGCCTCGGTCGGCATGATGACGAGCATGCTGTCG is part of the Frankiales bacterium genome and harbors:
- a CDS encoding acetyl-CoA C-acyltransferase (Catalyzes the synthesis of acetoacetyl coenzyme A from two molecules of acetyl coenzyme A. It can also act as a thiolase, catalyzing the reverse reaction and generating two-carbon units from the four-carbon product of fatty acid oxidation), whose protein sequence is HPFGMTGARITTTLIHSLTHHDKQIGLETMCVGGGQGMAMVLERLS
- the mmuM gene encoding homocysteine S-methyltransferase — its product is MTGLVELLDSGPGVLDGGLASELVARGHDLSGALWSARLLRDDPGAIREVHRTYFDAGASVGISASYQASRSGFARDGLEAAEADRLLALSVRLVREARDEARAGQPMLVAASVGPYGATRHDGSEYRGRYGVAHEQLVAFHAERLEVLLDAGPDLLAVETVPDVDEVRAVVEALDVVGSTLPAWLSLSCADDATTCAGQPVEDAVALVAASDRLHAVGVNCTAPEHVEGLVRRIRAAAPALPVVVYPNAGRVWDAEASEWLGDGSDLLPRSAVRDWYAAGATLVGGCCGLGPAAVADVAAVAEQAARATG
- a CDS encoding TetR family transcriptional regulator: MRSADEPSDLTARALIRDRALELFAAHGVDAVTVRAIAAAAGVSPALVLHHFGSKEGLRAAVDAHVAGLFDDMLARMAEDPGMLTEGRATASFSELMLGYLPPGSALPAYLRRLLLGGEPAGLELFRRWFALTLAVTEQLAAAGVMRPTDDPAVRAAFLLVNDLALVLLRDQVADVLGVDPLTPGGMGRWAADAVAAYTHGVFIPEAP
- a CDS encoding ATP-binding cassette domain-containing protein — translated: MTTPQATATVTTGGLSLRDVTKTYGTGDAQVSALRGIDLEIEPGELVVVLGPSGSGKTTMVNIVGGIESATSGEVVVAGETLSGRDPADLSEFRRRHVGFVFQFFNLIPTLTARENVELIVELTDSGRIERVPELLERVGLGDRMDHFPAQLSGGQQQRVAIARALATEPDLLLADEPTGALDTTTGRQILSLLQESNREGRTVVMVTHNASVARIAHRVVTVVDGRVESVQRNDAPADAADVAW
- a CDS encoding FtsX-like permease family protein is translated as MRVSTRKALRDLRRQRAQVVAVAITIMLGVGLFIASAGAFDNLSGSYQRTYDRLHFGDLFATGGDPAAVAKAATAAGASATAVRTQVDPPMLIDGTKLVGRVVGMPADAQPAVNAVEVTQGRYLSPDDPTGVLVETHAAETFGLVPGDTLQVYGAGRWQTVTVRGVAVSAEYVWPARSRQDVLSDPHSFAVVFAPESSLEAWSGTGPNQVSVLLPGGTGDPAAGAVSAAMTAAGATDVTTQAEQPSPATLQLDLDGFQQMSLAFPALFLTAAAVAAYVLLARRVRSERPVIGTLMASGARRGRVVRHYLLQGLLVGLVGAVAGVVLGVLATGVVTQAYTTSLGIPDTVVTQHPWLAVVGLAAGLGVGVLGAFAPALTAARTAPAAAMRNESAVREPGWWGRAVSSMRALPTATRMALRDVTRSRRRTAATALGSVLALILVLASVGMMTSMLSALRLQYDDIERQDATVTVDPAQSAQVGTALRGTSGVQTVEPSVIGPVTVSSGSATYSTALQGFVPATVMHGFLSTDGSWTSLPANGVLAGAPMAEKLGIAAGDTVTVTAAAGTTARETVVGFVDEPLGTNLYATDDVASAALGPTAASTYLVGFAPGTDRDTMRTTISRLDGVVAYSDEQAFVSSLDAYLGLFWVFIGVMVALGGVLALAIVYVTMAVNVVERTNELATLRAAGVPMRRVGETLATENLVATLLGIPVGLVLGYVAADRFLALFSSDLFVLRLDLGWWAMALAALGVLLAAAASLWPAVRAVRRLDVARVVRERAA